One stretch of Roseimicrobium sp. ORNL1 DNA includes these proteins:
- a CDS encoding IS3 family transposase: MILQLQRQTGGSVRKICDVLELPRSSFYHVAKSASSHEQDARLGELIEEIFKRNRHRYGYRRIHEELRDHGIVCAPSKLRRILKTRGLKAIQPKNYLPKTSDGRADRPSANLLAQQPVPQKPGEAWVADITFIPTTANWLYLAVVMDLGSRRIVGWSLASHMRAELVVHALEQALQTHPKASGIVFHSDRGSQYGSTAFRSVLTRAGLRQSMSGRANPYDNAWTESFMGTLKREMLQGGRFEDLTDARLELFEYIEGYYNNQRKHSAIGYLTPNQFETQSRNLN; the protein is encoded by the coding sequence ATGATCCTGCAACTCCAGCGCCAGACCGGTGGGAGTGTACGCAAGATCTGCGACGTCCTGGAGCTGCCCCGCAGCAGCTTTTACCATGTGGCGAAGTCTGCCTCCAGCCATGAGCAAGACGCTCGTCTGGGTGAACTCATCGAGGAGATCTTCAAACGCAACCGGCACCGCTATGGCTACCGCAGGATCCATGAGGAACTGCGCGACCATGGCATCGTGTGTGCACCCTCCAAGCTGCGCCGCATCCTCAAAACACGGGGCCTCAAGGCCATCCAACCCAAGAACTACCTGCCCAAAACCAGCGATGGCCGGGCAGACCGTCCCTCTGCCAATCTGTTGGCCCAGCAGCCTGTGCCGCAGAAGCCCGGCGAGGCCTGGGTCGCAGACATCACCTTCATTCCCACTACGGCAAACTGGCTCTATCTGGCCGTGGTCATGGATTTGGGCTCGCGTCGCATTGTGGGCTGGAGTCTGGCGTCACACATGCGTGCAGAACTCGTCGTCCACGCCTTGGAACAAGCCCTGCAAACCCATCCCAAAGCCAGCGGCATTGTCTTCCACAGCGACCGGGGCAGCCAGTATGGCAGCACGGCCTTCCGTTCCGTGCTCACGCGTGCCGGCCTGCGCCAGAGCATGTCGGGGCGAGCCAACCCCTATGACAATGCGTGGACAGAGTCCTTCATGGGTACCCTCAAGCGCGAGATGCTTCAAGGAGGCCGCTTTGAAGACCTCACCGATGCACGACTGGAACTCTTTGAGTACATCGAGGGCTACTACAACAACCAGCGCAAGCACTCCGCCATCGGTTACCTCACCCCCAATCAGTTTGAGACCCAATCCAGAAACCTAAACTAA